AAGCCGTCGGCCTGGGCCTTCAGCGCACGATTGAAGGAGCGCTCCGCGAAGCGGTCCACCTCCTCGCGGCTGATCTGGTATTCCCGCGCCAGGTTTTCGGCCGTATCGCCCATGGTGCAGGAGACGGCCGGATCGAGCAGCGCCTCCCACAGGAAATCCTTGAAGGCCACCTGCCCCATCTTGAAGCCGTTGCGGTGGGTGTAGGCGGCGACAGGGTTGCGGCTCATCGATTCGGTGCCGACGCAGAGCGCGAGGCCGACGCGCTCTTGATCGACCATGTCGGCTGCCTGCACGAGCACCTCGATGCCGGTGCCGCAGATGCGCTGCACCAGATGCGCCGGGCGCTCATAGGGCACGCCTGCATAAAGGCCGATATGGCGCGGCGTCATGTAGGCGTCGAACGATGCCTGCGCCATCAAGCCGGCGATGGTCGTGCCGATCTCCTTCGGATCGATGCCCGCTTTGTCCAGCACCGCACGCGCGGCCTTGATGCCGAGGTCGATCGGCGAGATGTCGGCGAAAGCGCCGGTGTAGTCGACGAAGGGCGTGCGCACGCCCTCGATCAGCCAGGCGTCCTCGAAGCGGTAGCGGAGGCCCTTTTCGGCGGTCATGCGGTCTTCCTTGCGACGAGAATGTGAGGTGGCGGCGGTTCGGCGTAGAGATCCTCGACCAGCGCGGCACGCGTGGTGATCACGGCGCGCTGGTTGATCGAGCCCTTGTCGGTGATCTCGCTGCGGTCCATCGACGGCGGCGTATCCAGTATCACCGCTCGGGCGACGAGGTTGGCACTGCCGGTGGACGTCTTCGCCAACGCGTCGAGCCTTTCCTGGAAGAGGTTCCGCAGCACCGGGCTATGCGCAAGGTCGCGCTCGCTCGCCGTGGCGAGCTCCGGCGCGATCCGGCGCGCGGCGTCCACGTCAAGGAACAGCATCGCGCCGATGTGGTTGCGGTCGAGGCCCGTCAGCACCGCCTCGCGCACGTAGGGCGCGAAGGCGCGGATGACCGCGCCCTTGACCGCCGCGAGGTTGACCCAGGTGCCGGTCGACAGCTTGAAGTCCTCGGAGACGCGCCCGTCGAAGAGCAGCCCCTTGTTGACGTCGGCGGGATCGACGAATTTCAGCGCATCGCCGATCCGGTAGAACCCTTCCTCGTCGAAGCATTCGGCCGTCTTGTCCGGCTGGCGCCAGTAGCCGGGCGTGACGTTCGGACCGCGCAGCCTGAGTTCCAGCTTATCGCCGTCCGGCACCAGCTTCAGCTCGACGCCAGGCGCCGGCAAGCCAACCTCGCCGGGCCGCTCGACGGCCCAGGTCGTGGTCGACGCGAACGGCGCGGTCTCGGTCGAGCCGTAGCCGGTGATGATCATGACCCGGCCGCCGGTGGCCTGGCGTGCAATCCGCTCCAGCCCGTCCCACACATGCTGGGCAAGGCCGGCGCCGGCATATTGCATCAGGTTCAGCCGGGCGAAGAAGCTCTCACGCAGCCGGTCGTTACCCTCCAGGTGTCCGAGCAGCATCTCGTAGCCCTTGGGCACGTTGAAGTAGAGCGTCGGCGACACCTCTTCGAGGTTGCGCACTGTCTTCAGGATGCCGGCCGGCGTCGGCGCGCCGTCGTCGATGTGGAGCGTGCCGCCATTGGCGAGCGTGATGCCGAAATTGTGGTTGCCGCCCGCCGTGTGGTTCCACGGCAGCCAGTCGACCATCACCGGCGGCTCGTCCTTAAGGAAGGCGAGCGCGGAGGCGATCATCGCCTGGTTACAGGTCATCATGCGCTGCGTGTTGATGACCGCCTTCGGCATGCCGGTCGAGCCGGAGGTGAACAGGAACTTCGACACCGTGTCCGGCGTGACCGCCGCGTCGGCCGCCTCCACGACTTCGGTGGCTTCGGTCGCCGCCGCGCAGTCGAACATGGTCGCCGGCAGGTCGGGCACGGCGTTTCGGGCGACGAGAAGAGAAATGTCTTCGGACCAGATCGCGCGTAGCGCCCTGTCGAATGGCTCGCCCTCGGCGACGAAGACCATTCCCGGCGTCAGCAGCTTCACCAGATAGCGCAGCTTCTGGTGGTCGGTGGAGACCAGTGAATAGGCGGGCGACAGCGGCGCAAAGGGAATGCCCGCCATCATCGCGCCGAGCGCCAGCAGGCCGTGCTCGACCGAATTGCCAGACAGGATCATCAGCGGACGCTCGGCCGACAGGCCGCTGTCGATGAGGAACTGCGCCAGCGACCGCGCCTTCGCCAGCGCCTGCGCGTAGGTAACGCGCCGCCACTCGCCCTGCGGGCCCCGATCGGCGAGGAAGACACGATCCGGCTCCGTCCGCGCCCAGTGGCGAAGGAAGTCGATCATCGAGCGGGGATAGGCGTCCAGCCGCGCGCGCGGGCGGATCAGCAGCGTCCCATCCGCGCGCTTCTCCAGCTCCGCAGCGAGATCGCCCATCCGCACCGGCCGCATGCCGGGCACGTCGACCAGCGGCATCCTACTCCTCCCAGATACTGTTATCTTGTATAACAATCTTGGGGCAATGGTTCAAGGGCGCATTGCTGCCTGCGGCCGCACCTGGCCAGAGCCGGCCACCCTGCACCCGTGCTTCCCACCCGGCGAGGAGCCGAGCCCTACTGCCGCAGGCCCAACATCGCCCGCGTCTCGGCGGGCGAGGCGATCTCGCGGCCTGCCTTGCGCGCGCAGCCGGCGAGCGCCTCGATCAGCTGGCCGTTCCCGGTCGCGCGCGTGCCGTCAGGCAGGTAGAACGTGTCTTCGAGCCCCGTGCGCAGCATGCCGCCCAGCTCCGCCGCGCGCTGGTGCACCGGCCAGATCTCCGCCCGGCCGATCAGCGTCGCCTGCCAGCGCGCACCCGTGATCCGGTAGTTCAGCAACAGCTCCAGCAGCGCGGCGTCGACCGGCATGCCCGAGGCGACGCCCATGACGAAATTGTACTGCGCCGTCCGCGCCATGCCGTTCGCCACGTACATGCCGACCGAGCGGACGATGCCGGTGTCGAAGCACTCGAACTCGGGCAGCGCACCTGCCTCGGCCATCCCATCGAGGAAGGCTTTCACCTTCGCCACCGGATTGTCGAACAGCATCGGCGGCCAGGCCCACGATCCGTCCACCTTGATCTTGAGGTAGTTCAGGCTGCCCGCATTGCACGCCGCGATCTCCGGCCGCGCCGCGCGGATGCAGGCGAGCGGACCCGATATGTCCGTGCCGACAGTGCCGGTCGTCTGATTGATGACGATGCCCGGGCAGGCGTGCCGGATCGCCTCGCAGACGGCCACCGCGACCTCCGGCTCCCAGCTTGGCAGGTGGCCCCTGCCGGCACCTTGCTGGCGGAAGTGCACATGGATGATGGATGCACCGGCGTCATAGGCCTCGCGCGCCGAGGCCGCGCATTGCTCAGGCGTGACAGGGATAGCGTTCTGCAACGGGTCGGTCAGCACGCCGTTCAGCGCACAGGTGAGGATGGCTCTATCCATGGCCGGGCTCGATCTCCGCGATGAGCTGGCCCGCTGCTACCTGCGCGCCTTCGGCCACGTGCAGCGCGGCGACAATCCCGTCGATGGCCGCGTTGAGCGCGTTCTCCATCTTCATCGCCTCCACCATCGCCACCATGTCGCCCGCCGCCACCGCCTGCCCCGCGACGACGCCCAGCGCGCGCACCACGCCGGAAACGGGCGCCACGATGCGACGCGGGTCCTTCGGCGCCGGAGGTCGCACCAGAGGGTCGGGCTCGTGGAAGACGAAGACCGTGCCGTCCCGGTCGAGATGGACGTCGCGGCCGTCGAACAGGAGACCAGCTCGGCGCGACACGCCGTCCACCGTGAAGACGATTTCGCCATCGCCGAGCCGCGCCGCCTCGATCGCGACCGCTTCTCCGCCAACGCTCACGCCGGAAAGCCGCCCGCGCTCGAAGCGCACTTCCGTCTCCCGCCGATCCATCCCGCAGGAAAGCGTGATCGGACAATTGGCGGTGCCGGTGGAACGGAACCAGCTGCCGCCGTCCCGCATCGCCAGCGCCACCGCGGCGACCGCGAAGTCGAGCCCGGCGGGCTGCGACGCGTCGAGAATGGCAGCGCCCTCGCCGATCCAGCGGTCGATCAGCCCGGTGGTCATGTCGCCCTTGCGGAATGCCTCGCTCGACAGCAGCTCGACCAGGAACCGGCGGTTGGTTGCGATGCCGAGAAGAGCCGAGCCGCGCAGCGCGGCGACCAGCCGGTCGATCGCCTGCGCCCGGTCCGGCCCGTGCGCAATCACCTTGGCGATCATCGGGTCGTAGAAGGGCGTCACGACGCCGCCTTCCGCCACGCCACTGTCGATGCGCACGCCTTTGTCCGGCCGCCAGCGCAGGACCCTGCCGCTTTGCGGGCGGAAGCCGTCATAGGGGTCCTCGGCATAGAGCCGCGCCTCGATCGCATGGCCGGTGAGGCCTACCTCGTCCTGCGTGGCCGGCAGGGCCTCGCCCGCCGCCACGCGCAGCTGCCATTCGACAAGATCGAAGCCGGTCACCATCTCGGTCACCGGATGCTCGACCTGCAGGCGGGTGTTCATCTCGAGGAAATGGTAGGTGCCATCCTGCGCGACGATGAACTCTACCGTCCCGGCGCCCTCATAGCCGACCGCCTTGGCCGCGCGCACGGCGTCCGCGCCCATGGCGAGTCTCAGCGCCGGCGTGACAAAGGGCGACGGCGCTTCCTCGACGATCTTCTGGTGCCGGCGCTGCGCCGAACAGTCGCGCTCGCCGAGATGAATCGCATTGCCGTGGCGGTCGGCGAAGACCTGGATCTCGATGTGCCGGGCCTCGATGACGAGTTTCTCGATCAGCACCGACGGGTCGCCTAATGCGTTCTCCGCCTCGCGCCGGGCGCTTTCGAGGGCTGCCGCGAAATCCCCTGCCCGGTCGACCCGGCGCATGCCGCGCCCGCCGCCGCCCGCGGCGGCCTTAATCAGGACCGAGAAGCCGATCCGCTCCGCCTCCCGCGCCAGCGCCTGGGGAGACTGGTCCTCGCCTTCGTAGCCCGGCACCACCGGCACGCCGGCCTCGGCCATCAATCGCTTGGCGCGCGCCTTGTCGCCCATGGCGTGGATCGCCGCCGGCGGCGGGCCGACGAAGACCAGCCCGGCCGCCGCGCAGGCTTCCGCGAATGCCGCATTCTCGGATAGGAAACCGTAGCCCGGATGGACCGCGTCGGCACCAGCGGTGCGCGCCGCGTCGATCACCGCGCTCGCGTTCAGATAGGACTCCGCCGGGAGCGCTCCGCCGATCCTGACCGCTTGATCGGCCAGCCGCACGTGTGGGGCGTCCGCATCCGCGTCGCTGTAGACCGCGACCGTGGCGATCCCCATACGCTTCGCCGTCCGCATGATCCGGCAGGCGATCTCGCCGCGATTGGCGACGAGGAGGGAGCGGATGTTCGTTCTTCTCCCCGCTTGCGGGGAGAAGGTGGCGGCAGCCGGATGAGGGGCGGCACTTTCGTTCATGATTCTTGCGCCTTGTGCGCCGTGCGGTCCGGCCCCTCATCCGCCCTTCGGGCACCTTCTCCCCGCAAGCGGGGAGAAGGAGGAGCCCAGATCGGCCGGCGCTTTTCCAGAAACGCCGCCGTGCCCTCCGCCCCCTCGGCGCTGCGCAGCGCGATTGCGGACAGTTCCGCCGCGCGGTCGATGATGCCGCCGGTCGGCGCCAGCCGCGCCTCGGCGAGCAGACCCTTGGCGGCGGCAAGCGCGCCGGGCGCGCAGCGCAGGATTTTTCGCACGCAGGCTTCGACCGCCGCATCGAGATCGTCGGCCACCTCGTGCACCAGACCGAGCGACAGCGCCTCGTCGATGTCGATGAAGCCGCCGATGACGGCGAGCCGCCTGGTCTGGCCGTAGCCGATCCGTTCGATCAGCGGCGGCAGGATCTGCGCCGGCAGGATGCCGAGACCGGTTTCGGGCAGGCCGAACTTCGCCCCGCGCGACGTGATCGTCACGTCCGACACGCAGGCGAGCCCGAAGCCGCCGCCGAGGGCCGCGCCCTCGACCGCTGCGACGACGGCGAGGCCCGTGCGCGCGAACTCGGCCAGCATTTCGCCGAAGGCGCGGTTGACGGCCGCGAACGGATCGGGCCGCCCTTCCACCAGCGGCTCTGCGCGCGCCTTCGCCATGTCGGCGATGTCGCCGCCGGCGCAGAACGTGCCGCCGGCGCCGCGCAGCACGATCACGCGCACGCTCCCGCCCGCCTCGGCCGCCGCAAGGGCCGCACGCAACTCGCGCACCATCGCCAACGACATGGCGTTCTTCACCGCCGGGCGGTTCAACGTCAGCGACAGAACGCCGTCGCTCTCCTCGGCGAGGATGGTCTCGTAATCCGCCATCAGTGGGTCTTTGCCGCCTTGTTGCTCGTTCCGGGCAAGGTGCCCTCCAGCTTGCAGATGATCGACAGCATCACCTCGTCCGCACCGGCGCCGATCGAGACCAGCCGCGTGTCGCGATAGGCGCGGCTGACGGGATTGTCGGCCGTGAAGCCCATTCCGCCCCAGTATTGCAGACAGGCGTCGGTGAGTTCACGCGCCAGCCGCCCGGTCTTCAGCTTCGCCATCGAGGCGAGCCGGGTCACGTCGCCGCCGGCGACATACTGTTCCACCGCGCTCCAGGTCAGTGCCCGCAAGAGCTCTACCTCGGTGCGCAACTCGGCCAGCCGGTAGTGAACCACCTGATTGTCGAGGATGGACTTGCCGAATGCCTGCCGGTCGCGCGCGTAGTCGATGGTGAGATCGATCAACCGGTCGAACCCCTTGATCGAGCTTGCCGCCGAATAGAGCCGCTCCTCCTGGAACTGCAGCATCTGATAGGTGAAGCCCATCCCCTCCTGGCCGATCAGGTTCGCCTGCGGCACACGCACCTCGTCGAAGAAGAGTTGGGCGGTGTCGGAGGAGTGCATGCCGATCTTGTGGATCTTCTGCCTGGTGATGCCCTTGGCATCCATCGGCACGCAGATCAGCGACTTGTTCTTGTGCGCGGGCCCGTCCGAGGTGTTGGCGAGCAGGCAGCACCAGTCGGCCTTCAGCCCGTTGGTGATCCACATCTTCTGGCCCGTGATGACATAGTCGCCGCCGTCCTTGCGCGCCGACGTCTTCGCCGCCGAGACGTCCGAGCCGGCGCCGGGCTCGGAGACGCCGAGGCAGCCGACGACATCGCCCGCGATCGACGGCGCGAGGAAATTCTTCTTCACGTGGTCGGAGCCGAAGCGGTTCAGCGCCGGCGTGCACATGTCGGTGTGCACCCCGATCGCCATCGGCACGCCGCCGGCATGGCACAGGCCGAGCTCCTCCGCCATCACCATCGAATAGGAGAAGTCGAGCCCGAGACCGCCATATTCGGTATCGTATTTGATGCCGAGCAGGCCAAGATCGCCGAGCTTCTTGAACAGCTCGTGCGACGGAAATTCCTCCGCCGCCTCCCATGCGTCGACATGCGGATTGACCTCGGTGTCGACGAACTTCGCCACCGTGCGGCGGAGGTTCTCGTGTTCGGGTGTGAAGTGCATGTGGTTTCTCCCTTTCCTTCTCCCCG
The Mesorhizobium australicum genome window above contains:
- a CDS encoding acetyl/propionyl/methylcrotonyl-CoA carboxylase subunit alpha, encoding MNESAAPHPAAATFSPQAGRRTNIRSLLVANRGEIACRIMRTAKRMGIATVAVYSDADADAPHVRLADQAVRIGGALPAESYLNASAVIDAARTAGADAVHPGYGFLSENAAFAEACAAAGLVFVGPPPAAIHAMGDKARAKRLMAEAGVPVVPGYEGEDQSPQALAREAERIGFSVLIKAAAGGGGRGMRRVDRAGDFAAALESARREAENALGDPSVLIEKLVIEARHIEIQVFADRHGNAIHLGERDCSAQRRHQKIVEEAPSPFVTPALRLAMGADAVRAAKAVGYEGAGTVEFIVAQDGTYHFLEMNTRLQVEHPVTEMVTGFDLVEWQLRVAAGEALPATQDEVGLTGHAIEARLYAEDPYDGFRPQSGRVLRWRPDKGVRIDSGVAEGGVVTPFYDPMIAKVIAHGPDRAQAIDRLVAALRGSALLGIATNRRFLVELLSSEAFRKGDMTTGLIDRWIGEGAAILDASQPAGLDFAVAAVALAMRDGGSWFRSTGTANCPITLSCGMDRRETEVRFERGRLSGVSVGGEAVAIEAARLGDGEIVFTVDGVSRRAGLLFDGRDVHLDRDGTVFVFHEPDPLVRPPAPKDPRRIVAPVSGVVRALGVVAGQAVAAGDMVAMVEAMKMENALNAAIDGIVAALHVAEGAQVAAGQLIAEIEPGHG
- a CDS encoding acyl-CoA dehydrogenase family protein, whose protein sequence is MHFTPEHENLRRTVAKFVDTEVNPHVDAWEAAEEFPSHELFKKLGDLGLLGIKYDTEYGGLGLDFSYSMVMAEELGLCHAGGVPMAIGVHTDMCTPALNRFGSDHVKKNFLAPSIAGDVVGCLGVSEPGAGSDVSAAKTSARKDGGDYVITGQKMWITNGLKADWCCLLANTSDGPAHKNKSLICVPMDAKGITRQKIHKIGMHSSDTAQLFFDEVRVPQANLIGQEGMGFTYQMLQFQEERLYSAASSIKGFDRLIDLTIDYARDRQAFGKSILDNQVVHYRLAELRTEVELLRALTWSAVEQYVAGGDVTRLASMAKLKTGRLARELTDACLQYWGGMGFTADNPVSRAYRDTRLVSIGAGADEVMLSIICKLEGTLPGTSNKAAKTH
- a CDS encoding feruloyl-CoA synthase, with the translated sequence MPLVDVPGMRPVRMGDLAAELEKRADGTLLIRPRARLDAYPRSMIDFLRHWARTEPDRVFLADRGPQGEWRRVTYAQALAKARSLAQFLIDSGLSAERPLMILSGNSVEHGLLALGAMMAGIPFAPLSPAYSLVSTDHQKLRYLVKLLTPGMVFVAEGEPFDRALRAIWSEDISLLVARNAVPDLPATMFDCAAATEATEVVEAADAAVTPDTVSKFLFTSGSTGMPKAVINTQRMMTCNQAMIASALAFLKDEPPVMVDWLPWNHTAGGNHNFGITLANGGTLHIDDGAPTPAGILKTVRNLEEVSPTLYFNVPKGYEMLLGHLEGNDRLRESFFARLNLMQYAGAGLAQHVWDGLERIARQATGGRVMIITGYGSTETAPFASTTTWAVERPGEVGLPAPGVELKLVPDGDKLELRLRGPNVTPGYWRQPDKTAECFDEEGFYRIGDALKFVDPADVNKGLLFDGRVSEDFKLSTGTWVNLAAVKGAVIRAFAPYVREAVLTGLDRNHIGAMLFLDVDAARRIAPELATASERDLAHSPVLRNLFQERLDALAKTSTGSANLVARAVILDTPPSMDRSEITDKGSINQRAVITTRAALVEDLYAEPPPPHILVARKTA
- a CDS encoding enoyl-CoA hydratase-related protein, translating into MADYETILAEESDGVLSLTLNRPAVKNAMSLAMVRELRAALAAAEAGGSVRVIVLRGAGGTFCAGGDIADMAKARAEPLVEGRPDPFAAVNRAFGEMLAEFARTGLAVVAAVEGAALGGGFGLACVSDVTITSRGAKFGLPETGLGILPAQILPPLIERIGYGQTRRLAVIGGFIDIDEALSLGLVHEVADDLDAAVEACVRKILRCAPGALAAAKGLLAEARLAPTGGIIDRAAELSAIALRSAEGAEGTAAFLEKRRPIWAPPSPRLRGEGARRADEGPDRTAHKAQES
- a CDS encoding 3-keto-5-aminohexanoate cleavage protein, with the protein product MDRAILTCALNGVLTDPLQNAIPVTPEQCAASAREAYDAGASIIHVHFRQQGAGRGHLPSWEPEVAVAVCEAIRHACPGIVINQTTGTVGTDISGPLACIRAARPEIAACNAGSLNYLKIKVDGSWAWPPMLFDNPVAKVKAFLDGMAEAGALPEFECFDTGIVRSVGMYVANGMARTAQYNFVMGVASGMPVDAALLELLLNYRITGARWQATLIGRAEIWPVHQRAAELGGMLRTGLEDTFYLPDGTRATGNGQLIEALAGCARKAGREIASPAETRAMLGLRQ